One region of Peribacillus simplex genomic DNA includes:
- a CDS encoding xanthine phosphoribosyltransferase: MQLLKEKILSEGQALSEDILKVDSFLNHQMDPMLMKEIGKEFVKRFEQKEITKVLTIESSGIGPGLMAALELEVPLIFARKRKSLTLTNDLVTASVHSFTKKETNTITVSNKYIEAGDKVLIIDDFLAVGQAARGLVDICEQVGAEVAGIGIVIEKAFQSGGKDLRGQGFQVESLARIAKLKFGEITFVEEMEGATVNV, translated from the coding sequence ATGCAACTTTTAAAGGAAAAAATCTTGTCCGAGGGTCAAGCTTTATCAGAAGATATTTTAAAAGTAGATTCATTCTTGAATCATCAAATGGATCCTATGCTGATGAAAGAAATAGGTAAAGAATTCGTTAAACGTTTCGAACAAAAGGAAATAACTAAAGTGCTTACCATTGAATCTTCAGGCATTGGACCTGGTTTGATGGCTGCCTTGGAATTGGAAGTTCCGCTAATTTTTGCCCGTAAACGTAAATCACTTACTTTGACAAATGATTTAGTGACGGCGTCCGTTCATTCCTTTACAAAAAAAGAAACCAATACAATTACAGTTTCCAATAAATATATAGAAGCTGGTGATAAGGTTCTGATCATCGATGACTTCCTTGCGGTCGGACAAGCGGCTCGGGGCTTGGTGGATATCTGTGAGCAGGTTGGAGCAGAAGTAGCCGGGATCGGAATCGTTATTGAAAAAGCATTCCAAAGTGGTGGTAAGGACCTTCGGGGACAAGGGTTTCAAGTGGAATCCCTGGCACGAATTGCGAAGTTGAAATTCGGTGAGATAACTTTCGTTGAGGAAATGGAAGGGGCAACTGTCAATGTCTAA
- a CDS encoding carboxypeptidase M32 translates to MEKEGIDLIEKEFKEYVKKISAYNEALALIFWDLRTGAPKKGVEQRSEVIGVLSSEVFNMITSKKMESFITELSKGPLSETTNKMVQECKKEFERNKKIPANEYKEFVILQSRSESAWEEAREKADFSLFQPYLEQVVAYTRKFIEYWGYEGQKYNTLLDMYEPGMTVDLLDSVFSELRSSIVPLVKQIAKSENRPETAFLYKEFPKEKQHRLNLEVLKHLGYDFKAGRLDETVHPFATGINMGDVRVTTRYDECDFRGAIFGTIHECGHAIYEQNIAEELTGTLLDNGTSMGIHESQSLFFENFIGRNYSFWKNKFSLLKEYAPEQFNDVTLDEFYRGINESKPSFIRIEADELTYPLHIMIRYELEKALFNGELEVKDLPEVWNEKYKDYLGIVPENDAMGVLQDVHWADGSFGYFPSYALGYMYAAQIKQSMLKDLPDFDGLLEAGDIAPIRKWLNEKIHKYGKTKEPLEILKETTGEGLNVQYLIKYLENKYKEVYKIK, encoded by the coding sequence ATGGAAAAAGAAGGTATAGATTTGATAGAAAAAGAATTTAAAGAATATGTCAAGAAAATCTCGGCCTATAATGAAGCGCTCGCGTTAATTTTTTGGGACTTACGTACAGGTGCACCGAAAAAGGGAGTTGAGCAGCGTTCTGAAGTGATCGGGGTGCTTTCCTCTGAGGTTTTTAATATGATCACAAGTAAAAAGATGGAATCCTTCATTACGGAACTTTCGAAGGGGCCTCTTAGTGAAACGACGAATAAGATGGTACAAGAGTGTAAAAAAGAGTTTGAAAGGAATAAGAAGATTCCTGCAAACGAATATAAGGAATTCGTCATTTTACAATCCCGCTCTGAAAGTGCTTGGGAAGAGGCAAGGGAAAAAGCGGATTTTTCGTTATTCCAACCTTATCTGGAGCAAGTTGTTGCTTATACCCGTAAATTCATAGAGTACTGGGGATACGAAGGACAGAAATATAATACCCTTTTAGACATGTATGAACCCGGCATGACTGTAGATCTACTTGACAGCGTATTCAGTGAGCTTCGGTCGAGTATAGTACCTCTGGTAAAACAGATTGCAAAAAGCGAAAATAGACCTGAAACAGCGTTCCTTTATAAAGAATTTCCAAAAGAAAAACAGCATCGCCTCAACCTGGAAGTTTTAAAACATCTAGGATACGATTTCAAGGCTGGCAGGCTGGATGAAACAGTTCACCCTTTTGCTACTGGAATAAATATGGGCGATGTCCGGGTGACGACCCGTTACGATGAATGTGATTTTAGGGGGGCGATCTTTGGTACCATTCATGAATGTGGACATGCCATTTATGAGCAGAATATCGCCGAAGAGTTAACCGGGACACTGCTCGATAATGGGACATCAATGGGAATCCATGAATCCCAATCCCTGTTTTTTGAAAACTTCATTGGACGGAACTATAGCTTCTGGAAAAATAAATTCTCCCTATTGAAAGAATATGCTCCTGAACAATTCAATGATGTGACGCTGGATGAATTCTACCGGGGGATTAACGAATCAAAACCATCGTTCATCCGTATTGAAGCAGATGAACTAACTTATCCCCTACATATAATGATTCGGTATGAACTGGAAAAGGCTCTCTTTAATGGAGAACTTGAAGTGAAGGATTTACCGGAAGTCTGGAATGAAAAATACAAGGATTATTTGGGAATTGTTCCTGAAAATGATGCAATGGGCGTGTTACAGGATGTACATTGGGCAGATGGCAGTTTTGGTTATTTCCCATCGTATGCATTGGGATATATGTATGCAGCCCAAATCAAGCAGTCGATGCTTAAAGATTTGCCTGATTTTGATGGGCTTTTGGAAGCGGGCGATATTGCTCCAATCAGGAAATGGCTTAATGAAAAGATACATAAATATGGAAAAACAAAAGAGCCCCTAGAGATTTTGAAAGAAACGACAGGGGAAGGCCTGAATGTTCAGTATTTAATAAAGTATCTTGAAAATAAATATAAAGAAGTTTATAAAATCAAATGA
- a CDS encoding ATP-dependent DNA helicase: MLKTLPFSVTKEDSFYDKLSEWIGDVFYDILPEKGFELRDEQIFMAFQLEKAFKEKNVSFAEAGVGTGKTLVYLLYAICYARYTNKPAIISCADETLIEQLVKEEGDIQKIKNALGIEVDVRLAKYHDQYVCLKKLDYAVNHEDSEGIDQLYDELPKFVHDNSSMNAYSAYGDRKQYPYLNDEDWSKVGWDQLQNCFTCDKRHRCGQTLSRDHYRKSSDLIICSHDFFMEHVWTKEKRKREGQLPLLPEHSCVVFDEGHLLEFAAQKALTYKVGEQTLASVLELLTANQVREETLYIIEDLIDINEEFFDLLDEKSIHVTGSNRYEIPMSKEITSFAQKLHKKVEELEENLVFEAEMYTINDYDLKVTEEYLEQLGYSISLFVKDEQAVSWFEENEMTKTLVIMPRLVQDILSEQVFSKKIPYIFSSATLSDNKSFQYIADSLGIEKYDSFSVESPFDYDEVMKMNMPAFENGDQLAKLQYTMKSIEENEGRTLVLFQSKEELHWFKENCPTSSYPFYFEGEAEISELVKKFQENEQSVLFSYHLWEGLDVPGPSLQNVVIHSLPFPPRDPVFEAKRNSVTDAFEEVDLPYMLLRLRQGIGRLIRTSNDSGTVQILMEKDLSELVKEKIVSVLPVTL, encoded by the coding sequence ATGCTTAAAACACTGCCTTTTTCGGTAACAAAGGAAGATTCTTTTTACGATAAGCTTTCAGAATGGATCGGTGATGTTTTTTACGATATTCTTCCCGAAAAAGGATTTGAGCTGCGTGATGAACAAATCTTCATGGCTTTTCAGTTAGAAAAAGCCTTTAAAGAAAAGAATGTAAGCTTTGCTGAAGCAGGGGTAGGGACCGGTAAGACCTTGGTCTATTTACTATATGCGATTTGTTATGCGAGATATACGAATAAACCGGCAATTATTTCGTGTGCAGACGAAACGTTGATTGAACAGCTTGTCAAAGAAGAAGGCGACATCCAAAAAATTAAGAATGCTTTAGGTATTGAAGTGGATGTTCGGCTTGCCAAATATCACGATCAATATGTATGTCTTAAGAAATTGGATTACGCAGTGAATCATGAAGATTCAGAGGGAATAGATCAACTCTATGATGAACTTCCCAAGTTTGTCCATGATAACTCATCGATGAACGCTTATTCAGCATATGGGGACCGTAAACAGTATCCATATTTAAATGATGAAGACTGGTCTAAAGTTGGCTGGGATCAGCTTCAAAACTGTTTTACTTGTGATAAGCGCCATCGTTGTGGACAGACCCTATCGCGGGACCACTACCGAAAATCAAGCGATTTGATCATTTGTTCACATGACTTCTTCATGGAACATGTTTGGACTAAGGAAAAACGTAAGCGTGAAGGACAATTACCACTGTTGCCTGAACATAGCTGTGTTGTCTTTGATGAAGGTCATCTACTGGAATTTGCTGCTCAAAAGGCTTTAACTTATAAAGTTGGGGAACAAACCCTTGCTTCGGTTTTAGAATTGCTTACTGCCAATCAGGTTCGTGAAGAAACCTTATACATCATTGAGGACTTAATTGATATTAATGAAGAGTTTTTTGATTTGTTGGATGAAAAATCCATACATGTCACCGGATCTAATCGTTATGAAATCCCAATGTCCAAGGAAATAACAAGCTTTGCGCAAAAGCTGCATAAAAAGGTTGAAGAGTTAGAGGAGAACCTTGTTTTCGAGGCGGAAATGTATACGATCAATGATTATGATTTAAAAGTGACAGAAGAATATTTAGAACAGCTGGGCTACTCCATTTCTCTATTTGTGAAGGATGAACAGGCCGTTTCCTGGTTTGAAGAAAATGAAATGACCAAAACATTGGTCATTATGCCACGGCTTGTACAGGATATTTTGTCTGAACAGGTATTCTCTAAAAAAATCCCTTACATTTTTTCATCGGCGACATTATCGGATAATAAATCTTTCCAATACATTGCAGATAGCTTAGGGATAGAGAAGTATGACAGCTTCTCTGTTGAATCACCATTTGATTACGATGAAGTCATGAAAATGAACATGCCTGCCTTCGAAAACGGCGACCAATTGGCTAAACTTCAATACACCATGAAGTCAATTGAGGAAAATGAGGGCCGAACGCTTGTGTTATTCCAATCAAAAGAAGAATTGCATTGGTTCAAGGAAAACTGCCCAACATCATCCTATCCTTTTTATTTTGAAGGGGAAGCGGAAATCAGCGAGCTTGTTAAGAAGTTTCAAGAGAATGAGCAATCTGTTCTTTTCTCCTATCATTTATGGGAAGGACTTGATGTTCCAGGGCCTTCATTACAAAATGTAGTGATACACTCACTTCCATTCCCACCACGCGATCCAGTGTTCGAGGCCAAACGTAATTCGGTTACCGATGCATTCGAAGAAGTGGATCTTCCATACATGCTCCTTCGATTGCGTCAGGGTATAGGGCGTTTGATCAGGACTAGCAATGATTCGGGAACCGTACAGATTTTGATGGAAAAGGATCTCTCGGAACTGGTGAAAGAGAAGATTGTATCCGTTCTTCCTGTAACGCTTTAA